The following coding sequences lie in one Glycine soja cultivar W05 chromosome 16, ASM419377v2, whole genome shotgun sequence genomic window:
- the LOC114390415 gene encoding uncharacterized protein LOC114390415 isoform X5 codes for MASLTCSPTSLQLRLALAAPKFPHTPQLRMRDFKLNRVRPLRAAQDGGPGPGPKLDGFSGWSDTDAEQRPNNAPKKESYGGSLLSGVVGVGVAGVLLLSGLTFAALSLGKQTGSRPEQHMKPLTSQQEELLSSDDHNDEITEQGNVDNTVEQGNGKMEGDMPNYDDAKPLHLNTEQHDEITSSSGSVSFGFPETYSSSGADNETGIVSVVVISELNNMISDPKFFNEAGQENILSALKNENLDLNKIPQVSAEGNEPSFEERSIPGNDLFEKSSISTSANTLVDEQVRNDNYEVDEVKSESSNSGSFFSVPGIPAPLVVSTAVQVLPGKILVPAAVDQVQGQALAALQVLKVIEPDVQPSDLCTRREYARWLVSASSALSRSTVSKVYPAMYIDNATELAFDDVTPEDPDFSSIQGLAEAGLIESRLSRRDIQLFGDGDDSPFHFSPESPLSRQDLVSWKMALQKRQLPEADRKVLYQLSGFIDTDKIHPNACPALVADLSAGEQGIIALAFGYTRLFQPDKPVTKAQAAMALATGDASEIVSEELARIEAESIAENAVAAHSALVAQVEKDINASFEQELFIEREKISAVERMAEEARLELERLRAEREEDNLALTKERAAIESEMEVFSKLRHEVEDQLQSLMSDKVEIAHEKERISKLREKVEVENNEIGRLQYELEVERKALSMARAWAEDEAKRVREQAIALEEARDRWERHGIKVVVDDDLRKEASAGVTWLNASEQVSVQGTVDRAESLLDKLKQMAADIRGKSRDTLHKIIHVVSQFISKLREWACKTGKLAEEFGEAAISKVGKSVSELQQNALEVGIGIKEGAKRVAGDCREGVEKITQKFTQKFKT; via the exons ATGGCTTCCCTCACGTGCTCCCCCACCTCGCTACAGCTCCGATTGGCCTTAGCCGCCCCTAAATTCCCACACACCCCGCAACTGCGAATGCGCGACTTCAAGCTCAACCGAGTTCGCCCTCTACGCGCCGCGCAAGACGGCGGGCCCGGGCCCGGGCCCAAACTCGACGGCTTCTCGGGCTGGTCCGACACCGACGCCGAGCAGCGGCCCAACAACGCCCCAAAGAAGGAGTCATATGGAG GTAGCTTGCTTTCAGGAGTTGTGGGAGTAGGAGTGGCTGGAGTGCTTCTACTTTCAGGGCTTACCTTTGCTGCCTTATCTCTTGGCAAACAAACTGGTTCCA GACCTGAGCAACACATGAAGCCCTTGACTTCACAGCAGGAGGAACTTTTGTCTTCTGATGACCATAATGATGAAATAACTGAACAAGGGAATGTTGACAACACGGTCGAACAAGGAAATGGTAAAATGGAAG GAGACATGCCCAACTATGATGATGCTAAGCCATTACACCTTAATACTGAGCAACATGATGAAATAACCAGTTCAAGTGGAAGTGTAAGTTTTGGTTTTCCTGAAACCTATTCTAGTTCGGGTGCTGATAATGAGACTGGAATTGTTAGTGTTGTGGTCATTTCTGAGCTAAATAACATGATTTCAGATCCTAAGTTTTTCAATGAAGCTGGTCAAGAGAATATTCTGTCAGCTTTAAAGAATGAAAACCTTGACCTGAACAAAATTCCACAGGTCTCCGCTGAGGGAAATGAGCCTTCCTTTGAAGAGCGGAGCATTCCTGGAAATGACCTGTTTGAAAAATCATCTATTTCAACATCAGCCAATACATTGGTAGATGAGCAGGTTAGAAATGATAATTATGAGGTTGATGAAGTTAAATCTGAATCTTCAAATTCTGGATCCTTTTTCTCTGTTCCCGGCATTCCCGCTCCATTAGTAGTTTCTACAGCTGTACAAGTGCTTCCGGGAAAGATTTTGGTTCCTGCAGCTGTTGATCAAGTTCAGGGCCAAGCACTAGCTGCATTGCAAGTTTTAAAG GTCATTGAGCCTGATGTTCAACCTAGTGATTTATGTACACGTCGTGAATATGCTCGCTGGTTGGTTTCTGCTAGCAGTGCTCTTTCAAG GAGCACAGTTTCAAAAGTGTATCCTGCCATGTACATAGACAATGCTACTGAGCTTGCATTTGATGATGTCACTCCCGAGGACCctgatttttcttccattcaag GCTTGGCAGAAGCTGGACTTATTGAAAGCAGGCTTTCAAGACGTGATATACAGTTGTTTGGTGATGGAGATGATAGCCCATTTCACTTCTCCCCTGAAAG TCCTTTATCACGTCAAGATCTTGTCAGCTGGAAAATGGCCCTGCAGAAAAGACAGCTTCCGGAAGCTGACAGAAAG GTGCTGTATCAACTTTCTGGTTTTATAGACACTGATAAGATACATCCTAATGCATGCCCTGCCTTAGTAGCTGATCTGTCTGCTGGGGAGCAGGGAATAATAGCTCTTGCATTTG GTTATACAAGATTGTTCCAGCCAGATAAACCAGTAACAAAAGCCCAAGCAGCTATGGCTCTTGCTACTGGAGATGCTTCTGAAATAGTTAGTGAAGAGCTTGCACGCATTGAAGCAGAATCTATTGCTGAAAATGCTGTTGCTGCGCATAGTGCTTTAGTAGCTCAAGTAGAGAAGGATATCAATGCAAGTTTTGAGCAGGAGCTTTTCATAGAGAGGGAAAAGATCAGTGCTGTTGAAAGAATGGCTGAGGAGGCAAGACTTGAGTTGGAAAGGTTAAGAGCTGAGAGAGAAGAAGATAACCTTGCATTGACTAAGGAGCGAGCTGCTATTGAATCGGAAATGGAGGTTTTTTCAAAGTTAAGGCATGAGGTTGAGGATCAATTACAAAGCCTAATGAGTGACAAGGTAGAAATAGCGCATGAAAAAGAGAGGATTAGCAAGCTTCGGGAAAAAGTAGAAGTTGAAAACAATGAGATTGGCCGTTTACAATATGAGCTAGAGGTTGAAAGAAAAGCCCTGTCCATGGCCAG GGCTTGGGCAGAGGACGAGGCCAAACGAGTGAGAGAGCAAGCAATAGCCTTAGAGGAGGCTAGAGATCGTTGGGAGAGGCATGGAATCAAAGTGGTAGTTGATGATGACCTCCGCAAGGAGGCCTCGGCTGGAGTGACATGGCTCAATGCCTCAGAGCAGGTGTCGGTTCAAGGAACAGTTGACAGGGCAGAGAGCTTATTGGACAAGCTCAAACAAATGGCTGCAGATATCAGAGGAAAATCTAGAGATACCCTTCACAAAATCATTCACGTGGTTTCccaatttatatcaaaattgaGGGAATGGGCATGCAAAACAGGAAAACTGGCTGAAGAATTTGGAGAAGCTGCCATCTCAAAGGTAGGCAAGTCAGTCAGTGAGTTGCAGCAAAATGCTCTTGAAGTTGGAATTGGTATCAAAGAAGGTGCAAAGCGAGTTGCTGGTGATTGTAGAGAAGGGGTTGAGAAAATCACCCAAAAATTCACACAGAAGTTCAAGACCTGA
- the LOC114390415 gene encoding uncharacterized protein LOC114390415 isoform X1: protein MASLTCSPTSLQLRLALAAPKFPHTPQLRMRDFKLNRVRPLRAAQDGGPGPGPKLDGFSGWSDTDAEQRPNNAPKKESYGGSLLSGVVGVGVAGVLLLSGLTFAALSLGKQTGSRPEQHMKPLTSQQEELLSSDDHNDEITEQGNVDNTVEQGNGKMEGQIHISGDYSSAESSNFYSDNSIVDDSDIGSQLIYDSKNPSDGVDDATKHISVQEDLQDVSAFDNKLVFASESPVPLESENTVDSFNAYGFRDFDSNPNVDTVESTPNLKENLFNVDPGDMPNYDDAKPLHLNTEQHDEITSSSGSVSFGFPETYSSSGADNETGIVSVVVISELNNMISDPKFFNEAGQENILSALKNENLDLNKIPQVSAEGNEPSFEERSIPGNDLFEKSSISTSANTLVDEQVRNDNYEVDEVKSESSNSGSFFSVPGIPAPLVVSTAVQVLPGKILVPAAVDQVQGQALAALQVLKVIEPDVQPSDLCTRREYARWLVSASSALSRSTVSKVYPAMYIDNATELAFDDVTPEDPDFSSIQGLAEAGLIESRLSRRDIQLFGDGDDSPFHFSPESPLSRQDLVSWKMALQKRQLPEADRKVLYQLSGFIDTDKIHPNACPALVADLSAGEQGIIALAFGYTRLFQPDKPVTKAQAAMALATGDASEIVSEELARIEAESIAENAVAAHSALVAQVEKDINASFEQELFIEREKISAVERMAEEARLELERLRAEREEDNLALTKERAAIESEMEVFSKLRHEVEDQLQSLMSDKVEIAHEKERISKLREKVEVENNEIGRLQYELEVERKALSMARAWAEDEAKRVREQAIALEEARDRWERHGIKVVVDDDLRKEASAGVTWLNASEQVSVQGTVDRAESLLDKLKQMAADIRGKSRDTLHKIIHVVSQFISKLREWACKTGKLAEEFGEAAISKVGKSVSELQQNALEVGIGIKEGAKRVAGDCREGVEKITQKFTQKFKT, encoded by the exons ATGGCTTCCCTCACGTGCTCCCCCACCTCGCTACAGCTCCGATTGGCCTTAGCCGCCCCTAAATTCCCACACACCCCGCAACTGCGAATGCGCGACTTCAAGCTCAACCGAGTTCGCCCTCTACGCGCCGCGCAAGACGGCGGGCCCGGGCCCGGGCCCAAACTCGACGGCTTCTCGGGCTGGTCCGACACCGACGCCGAGCAGCGGCCCAACAACGCCCCAAAGAAGGAGTCATATGGAG GTAGCTTGCTTTCAGGAGTTGTGGGAGTAGGAGTGGCTGGAGTGCTTCTACTTTCAGGGCTTACCTTTGCTGCCTTATCTCTTGGCAAACAAACTGGTTCCA GACCTGAGCAACACATGAAGCCCTTGACTTCACAGCAGGAGGAACTTTTGTCTTCTGATGACCATAATGATGAAATAACTGAACAAGGGAATGTTGACAACACGGTCGAACAAGGAAATGGTAAAATGGAAGGTCAGATACATATATCTGGGGATTATTCTTCTGCTGAGTCTAGTAATTTTTACAGTGACAATAGCATTGTTGATGATTCTGACATAGGATCCCAGTTGATATATGATAGCAAAAACCCCTCCGATGGTGTTGACGATGCCACTAAACATATATCTGTTCAAGAAGATTTACAGGATGTGTCAGCTTTTGATAACAAGTTAGTTTTTGCTAGTGAAAGCCCAGTGCCACTTGAATCTGAAAATACTGTCGATTCTTTTAATGCTTATGGATTTAGAGATTTTGATAGCAACCCTAATGTAGATACAGTGGAATCTACTCCCAATCTTAAAGAAAACCTATTCAATGTTGATCCAGGAGACATGCCCAACTATGATGATGCTAAGCCATTACACCTTAATACTGAGCAACATGATGAAATAACCAGTTCAAGTGGAAGTGTAAGTTTTGGTTTTCCTGAAACCTATTCTAGTTCGGGTGCTGATAATGAGACTGGAATTGTTAGTGTTGTGGTCATTTCTGAGCTAAATAACATGATTTCAGATCCTAAGTTTTTCAATGAAGCTGGTCAAGAGAATATTCTGTCAGCTTTAAAGAATGAAAACCTTGACCTGAACAAAATTCCACAGGTCTCCGCTGAGGGAAATGAGCCTTCCTTTGAAGAGCGGAGCATTCCTGGAAATGACCTGTTTGAAAAATCATCTATTTCAACATCAGCCAATACATTGGTAGATGAGCAGGTTAGAAATGATAATTATGAGGTTGATGAAGTTAAATCTGAATCTTCAAATTCTGGATCCTTTTTCTCTGTTCCCGGCATTCCCGCTCCATTAGTAGTTTCTACAGCTGTACAAGTGCTTCCGGGAAAGATTTTGGTTCCTGCAGCTGTTGATCAAGTTCAGGGCCAAGCACTAGCTGCATTGCAAGTTTTAAAG GTCATTGAGCCTGATGTTCAACCTAGTGATTTATGTACACGTCGTGAATATGCTCGCTGGTTGGTTTCTGCTAGCAGTGCTCTTTCAAG GAGCACAGTTTCAAAAGTGTATCCTGCCATGTACATAGACAATGCTACTGAGCTTGCATTTGATGATGTCACTCCCGAGGACCctgatttttcttccattcaag GCTTGGCAGAAGCTGGACTTATTGAAAGCAGGCTTTCAAGACGTGATATACAGTTGTTTGGTGATGGAGATGATAGCCCATTTCACTTCTCCCCTGAAAG TCCTTTATCACGTCAAGATCTTGTCAGCTGGAAAATGGCCCTGCAGAAAAGACAGCTTCCGGAAGCTGACAGAAAG GTGCTGTATCAACTTTCTGGTTTTATAGACACTGATAAGATACATCCTAATGCATGCCCTGCCTTAGTAGCTGATCTGTCTGCTGGGGAGCAGGGAATAATAGCTCTTGCATTTG GTTATACAAGATTGTTCCAGCCAGATAAACCAGTAACAAAAGCCCAAGCAGCTATGGCTCTTGCTACTGGAGATGCTTCTGAAATAGTTAGTGAAGAGCTTGCACGCATTGAAGCAGAATCTATTGCTGAAAATGCTGTTGCTGCGCATAGTGCTTTAGTAGCTCAAGTAGAGAAGGATATCAATGCAAGTTTTGAGCAGGAGCTTTTCATAGAGAGGGAAAAGATCAGTGCTGTTGAAAGAATGGCTGAGGAGGCAAGACTTGAGTTGGAAAGGTTAAGAGCTGAGAGAGAAGAAGATAACCTTGCATTGACTAAGGAGCGAGCTGCTATTGAATCGGAAATGGAGGTTTTTTCAAAGTTAAGGCATGAGGTTGAGGATCAATTACAAAGCCTAATGAGTGACAAGGTAGAAATAGCGCATGAAAAAGAGAGGATTAGCAAGCTTCGGGAAAAAGTAGAAGTTGAAAACAATGAGATTGGCCGTTTACAATATGAGCTAGAGGTTGAAAGAAAAGCCCTGTCCATGGCCAG GGCTTGGGCAGAGGACGAGGCCAAACGAGTGAGAGAGCAAGCAATAGCCTTAGAGGAGGCTAGAGATCGTTGGGAGAGGCATGGAATCAAAGTGGTAGTTGATGATGACCTCCGCAAGGAGGCCTCGGCTGGAGTGACATGGCTCAATGCCTCAGAGCAGGTGTCGGTTCAAGGAACAGTTGACAGGGCAGAGAGCTTATTGGACAAGCTCAAACAAATGGCTGCAGATATCAGAGGAAAATCTAGAGATACCCTTCACAAAATCATTCACGTGGTTTCccaatttatatcaaaattgaGGGAATGGGCATGCAAAACAGGAAAACTGGCTGAAGAATTTGGAGAAGCTGCCATCTCAAAGGTAGGCAAGTCAGTCAGTGAGTTGCAGCAAAATGCTCTTGAAGTTGGAATTGGTATCAAAGAAGGTGCAAAGCGAGTTGCTGGTGATTGTAGAGAAGGGGTTGAGAAAATCACCCAAAAATTCACACAGAAGTTCAAGACCTGA
- the LOC114390415 gene encoding uncharacterized protein LOC114390415 isoform X8: MCQLLITRDMPNYDDAKPLHLNTEQHDEITSSSGSVSAEGNEPSFEERSIPGNDLFEKSSISTSANTLVDEQVRNDNYEVDEVKSESSNSGSFFSVPGIPAPLVVSTAVQVLPGKILVPAAVDQVQGQALAALQVLKVIEPDVQPSDLCTRREYARWLVSASSALSRSTVSKVYPAMYIDNATELAFDDVTPEDPDFSSIQGLAEAGLIESRLSRRDIQLFGDGDDSPFHFSPESPLSRQDLVSWKMALQKRQLPEADRKVLYQLSGFIDTDKIHPNACPALVADLSAGEQGIIALAFGYTRLFQPDKPVTKAQAAMALATGDASEIVSEELARIEAESIAENAVAAHSALVAQVEKDINASFEQELFIEREKISAVERMAEEARLELERLRAEREEDNLALTKERAAIESEMEVFSKLRHEVEDQLQSLMSDKVEIAHEKERISKLREKVEVENNEIGRLQYELEVERKALSMARAWAEDEAKRVREQAIALEEARDRWERHGIKVVVDDDLRKEASAGVTWLNASEQVSVQGTVDRAESLLDKLKQMAADIRGKSRDTLHKIIHVVSQFISKLREWACKTGKLAEEFGEAAISKVGKSVSELQQNALEVGIGIKEGAKRVAGDCREGVEKITQKFTQKFKT, translated from the exons ATGTGTCAGCTTTTGATAACAA GAGACATGCCCAACTATGATGATGCTAAGCCATTACACCTTAATACTGAGCAACATGATGAAATAACCAGTTCAAGTGGAAGT GTCTCCGCTGAGGGAAATGAGCCTTCCTTTGAAGAGCGGAGCATTCCTGGAAATGACCTGTTTGAAAAATCATCTATTTCAACATCAGCCAATACATTGGTAGATGAGCAGGTTAGAAATGATAATTATGAGGTTGATGAAGTTAAATCTGAATCTTCAAATTCTGGATCCTTTTTCTCTGTTCCCGGCATTCCCGCTCCATTAGTAGTTTCTACAGCTGTACAAGTGCTTCCGGGAAAGATTTTGGTTCCTGCAGCTGTTGATCAAGTTCAGGGCCAAGCACTAGCTGCATTGCAAGTTTTAAAG GTCATTGAGCCTGATGTTCAACCTAGTGATTTATGTACACGTCGTGAATATGCTCGCTGGTTGGTTTCTGCTAGCAGTGCTCTTTCAAG GAGCACAGTTTCAAAAGTGTATCCTGCCATGTACATAGACAATGCTACTGAGCTTGCATTTGATGATGTCACTCCCGAGGACCctgatttttcttccattcaag GCTTGGCAGAAGCTGGACTTATTGAAAGCAGGCTTTCAAGACGTGATATACAGTTGTTTGGTGATGGAGATGATAGCCCATTTCACTTCTCCCCTGAAAG TCCTTTATCACGTCAAGATCTTGTCAGCTGGAAAATGGCCCTGCAGAAAAGACAGCTTCCGGAAGCTGACAGAAAG GTGCTGTATCAACTTTCTGGTTTTATAGACACTGATAAGATACATCCTAATGCATGCCCTGCCTTAGTAGCTGATCTGTCTGCTGGGGAGCAGGGAATAATAGCTCTTGCATTTG GTTATACAAGATTGTTCCAGCCAGATAAACCAGTAACAAAAGCCCAAGCAGCTATGGCTCTTGCTACTGGAGATGCTTCTGAAATAGTTAGTGAAGAGCTTGCACGCATTGAAGCAGAATCTATTGCTGAAAATGCTGTTGCTGCGCATAGTGCTTTAGTAGCTCAAGTAGAGAAGGATATCAATGCAAGTTTTGAGCAGGAGCTTTTCATAGAGAGGGAAAAGATCAGTGCTGTTGAAAGAATGGCTGAGGAGGCAAGACTTGAGTTGGAAAGGTTAAGAGCTGAGAGAGAAGAAGATAACCTTGCATTGACTAAGGAGCGAGCTGCTATTGAATCGGAAATGGAGGTTTTTTCAAAGTTAAGGCATGAGGTTGAGGATCAATTACAAAGCCTAATGAGTGACAAGGTAGAAATAGCGCATGAAAAAGAGAGGATTAGCAAGCTTCGGGAAAAAGTAGAAGTTGAAAACAATGAGATTGGCCGTTTACAATATGAGCTAGAGGTTGAAAGAAAAGCCCTGTCCATGGCCAG GGCTTGGGCAGAGGACGAGGCCAAACGAGTGAGAGAGCAAGCAATAGCCTTAGAGGAGGCTAGAGATCGTTGGGAGAGGCATGGAATCAAAGTGGTAGTTGATGATGACCTCCGCAAGGAGGCCTCGGCTGGAGTGACATGGCTCAATGCCTCAGAGCAGGTGTCGGTTCAAGGAACAGTTGACAGGGCAGAGAGCTTATTGGACAAGCTCAAACAAATGGCTGCAGATATCAGAGGAAAATCTAGAGATACCCTTCACAAAATCATTCACGTGGTTTCccaatttatatcaaaattgaGGGAATGGGCATGCAAAACAGGAAAACTGGCTGAAGAATTTGGAGAAGCTGCCATCTCAAAGGTAGGCAAGTCAGTCAGTGAGTTGCAGCAAAATGCTCTTGAAGTTGGAATTGGTATCAAAGAAGGTGCAAAGCGAGTTGCTGGTGATTGTAGAGAAGGGGTTGAGAAAATCACCCAAAAATTCACACAGAAGTTCAAGACCTGA
- the LOC114390415 gene encoding uncharacterized protein LOC114390415 isoform X6 encodes MASLTCSPTSLQLRLALAAPKFPHTPQLRMRDFKLNRVRPLRAAQDGGPGPGPKLDGFSGWSDTDAEQRPNNAPKKESYGGSLLSGVVGVGVAGVLLLSGLTFAALSLGKQTGSRPEQHMKPLTSQQEELLSSDDHNDEITEQGNVDNTVEQGNGKMEGDMPNYDDAKPLHLNTEQHDEITSSSGSVSAEGNEPSFEERSIPGNDLFEKSSISTSANTLVDEQVRNDNYEVDEVKSESSNSGSFFSVPGIPAPLVVSTAVQVLPGKILVPAAVDQVQGQALAALQVLKVIEPDVQPSDLCTRREYARWLVSASSALSRSTVSKVYPAMYIDNATELAFDDVTPEDPDFSSIQGLAEAGLIESRLSRRDIQLFGDGDDSPFHFSPESPLSRQDLVSWKMALQKRQLPEADRKVLYQLSGFIDTDKIHPNACPALVADLSAGEQGIIALAFGYTRLFQPDKPVTKAQAAMALATGDASEIVSEELARIEAESIAENAVAAHSALVAQVEKDINASFEQELFIEREKISAVERMAEEARLELERLRAEREEDNLALTKERAAIESEMEVFSKLRHEVEDQLQSLMSDKVEIAHEKERISKLREKVEVENNEIGRLQYELEVERKALSMARAWAEDEAKRVREQAIALEEARDRWERHGIKVVVDDDLRKEASAGVTWLNASEQVSVQGTVDRAESLLDKLKQMAADIRGKSRDTLHKIIHVVSQFISKLREWACKTGKLAEEFGEAAISKVGKSVSELQQNALEVGIGIKEGAKRVAGDCREGVEKITQKFTQKFKT; translated from the exons ATGGCTTCCCTCACGTGCTCCCCCACCTCGCTACAGCTCCGATTGGCCTTAGCCGCCCCTAAATTCCCACACACCCCGCAACTGCGAATGCGCGACTTCAAGCTCAACCGAGTTCGCCCTCTACGCGCCGCGCAAGACGGCGGGCCCGGGCCCGGGCCCAAACTCGACGGCTTCTCGGGCTGGTCCGACACCGACGCCGAGCAGCGGCCCAACAACGCCCCAAAGAAGGAGTCATATGGAG GTAGCTTGCTTTCAGGAGTTGTGGGAGTAGGAGTGGCTGGAGTGCTTCTACTTTCAGGGCTTACCTTTGCTGCCTTATCTCTTGGCAAACAAACTGGTTCCA GACCTGAGCAACACATGAAGCCCTTGACTTCACAGCAGGAGGAACTTTTGTCTTCTGATGACCATAATGATGAAATAACTGAACAAGGGAATGTTGACAACACGGTCGAACAAGGAAATGGTAAAATGGAAG GAGACATGCCCAACTATGATGATGCTAAGCCATTACACCTTAATACTGAGCAACATGATGAAATAACCAGTTCAAGTGGAAGT GTCTCCGCTGAGGGAAATGAGCCTTCCTTTGAAGAGCGGAGCATTCCTGGAAATGACCTGTTTGAAAAATCATCTATTTCAACATCAGCCAATACATTGGTAGATGAGCAGGTTAGAAATGATAATTATGAGGTTGATGAAGTTAAATCTGAATCTTCAAATTCTGGATCCTTTTTCTCTGTTCCCGGCATTCCCGCTCCATTAGTAGTTTCTACAGCTGTACAAGTGCTTCCGGGAAAGATTTTGGTTCCTGCAGCTGTTGATCAAGTTCAGGGCCAAGCACTAGCTGCATTGCAAGTTTTAAAG GTCATTGAGCCTGATGTTCAACCTAGTGATTTATGTACACGTCGTGAATATGCTCGCTGGTTGGTTTCTGCTAGCAGTGCTCTTTCAAG GAGCACAGTTTCAAAAGTGTATCCTGCCATGTACATAGACAATGCTACTGAGCTTGCATTTGATGATGTCACTCCCGAGGACCctgatttttcttccattcaag GCTTGGCAGAAGCTGGACTTATTGAAAGCAGGCTTTCAAGACGTGATATACAGTTGTTTGGTGATGGAGATGATAGCCCATTTCACTTCTCCCCTGAAAG TCCTTTATCACGTCAAGATCTTGTCAGCTGGAAAATGGCCCTGCAGAAAAGACAGCTTCCGGAAGCTGACAGAAAG GTGCTGTATCAACTTTCTGGTTTTATAGACACTGATAAGATACATCCTAATGCATGCCCTGCCTTAGTAGCTGATCTGTCTGCTGGGGAGCAGGGAATAATAGCTCTTGCATTTG GTTATACAAGATTGTTCCAGCCAGATAAACCAGTAACAAAAGCCCAAGCAGCTATGGCTCTTGCTACTGGAGATGCTTCTGAAATAGTTAGTGAAGAGCTTGCACGCATTGAAGCAGAATCTATTGCTGAAAATGCTGTTGCTGCGCATAGTGCTTTAGTAGCTCAAGTAGAGAAGGATATCAATGCAAGTTTTGAGCAGGAGCTTTTCATAGAGAGGGAAAAGATCAGTGCTGTTGAAAGAATGGCTGAGGAGGCAAGACTTGAGTTGGAAAGGTTAAGAGCTGAGAGAGAAGAAGATAACCTTGCATTGACTAAGGAGCGAGCTGCTATTGAATCGGAAATGGAGGTTTTTTCAAAGTTAAGGCATGAGGTTGAGGATCAATTACAAAGCCTAATGAGTGACAAGGTAGAAATAGCGCATGAAAAAGAGAGGATTAGCAAGCTTCGGGAAAAAGTAGAAGTTGAAAACAATGAGATTGGCCGTTTACAATATGAGCTAGAGGTTGAAAGAAAAGCCCTGTCCATGGCCAG GGCTTGGGCAGAGGACGAGGCCAAACGAGTGAGAGAGCAAGCAATAGCCTTAGAGGAGGCTAGAGATCGTTGGGAGAGGCATGGAATCAAAGTGGTAGTTGATGATGACCTCCGCAAGGAGGCCTCGGCTGGAGTGACATGGCTCAATGCCTCAGAGCAGGTGTCGGTTCAAGGAACAGTTGACAGGGCAGAGAGCTTATTGGACAAGCTCAAACAAATGGCTGCAGATATCAGAGGAAAATCTAGAGATACCCTTCACAAAATCATTCACGTGGTTTCccaatttatatcaaaattgaGGGAATGGGCATGCAAAACAGGAAAACTGGCTGAAGAATTTGGAGAAGCTGCCATCTCAAAGGTAGGCAAGTCAGTCAGTGAGTTGCAGCAAAATGCTCTTGAAGTTGGAATTGGTATCAAAGAAGGTGCAAAGCGAGTTGCTGGTGATTGTAGAGAAGGGGTTGAGAAAATCACCCAAAAATTCACACAGAAGTTCAAGACCTGA